One region of Trichoderma breve strain T069 chromosome 7 map unlocalized scaffold00007, whole genome shotgun sequence genomic DNA includes:
- a CDS encoding PITH domain-containing protein yields MTDSLVHVTSKAQFDDLLSSSRIVVADFYADWCAPCKQIAPLYASLAEQISRPNLLTFVKIDNDANQDLAQEYGITALPTFLLFRSGKVIHKVQGANPTELRAVIEKLASELESLAEGSGSGSGSGGIWKGAEIPRGYSDITDQVELRGCELLNADDDAGPVKVLFESSQPSALREGASAAKDWVQSGSDDQLLLFIPFQSTIKLHTLQITSFPPEGNSDVSRPGVLHLFINRTSNMDFGEAEDAEPTQAITLEPQDWNADGTANISLRFVKFQKTTTLTIFVQKGDGEAETVRIDRIKLIGEAGAKRDMGKLQKMDDEE; encoded by the exons ATGACAGACTCGCTGGTTCACGTCACCTCCAAGGCGCAATTCGACGACCTTCTCAGCAGCTCccgcatcgtcgtcgccgatT TCTACGCCGACTGGTGCGCGCCCTGCAAGCAGATTGCGCCCCTCTACGCATCTCTCGCCGAGCAAATCTCCCGCCCAAACCTCCTCACCTTTGTCAAGATCGACAATGACGCCAACCAGGATCTCGCACAAGAGTATGGCATCACCGCTCTGCCCAccttcctcctctttcgaAGCGGCAAGGTCATCCACAAGGTCCAGGGCGCAAACCCGACCGAGCTCAGAGCCGtgattgagaagctggcctCCGAGCTGGAGTCGCTGGCAGAGGGCTcgggctcaggctcaggaaGCGGCGGCATCTGGAAGGGCGCCGAGATCCCTAGAGGCTACAGCGACATCACAGACCAGGTCGAGCTCAGAGGATGTGAGCTCTTGAatgccgatgacgatgctggtCCTGTCAAGGTTCTCTTTGAGAGCTCTCAGCCGAGTGCCTTGAGAGAGGGTGCATCGGCTGCCAAGGACTGGGTCCAGAGCGGATCCGAcgaccagcttctcctctttaTCCCCTTCCAGTCGACCATCAAGCTCCATACACTACAG ATCACCTCCTTCCCCCCCGAGGGCAACAGCGATGTATCACGACCCGGcgtcctccatctcttcatcaaccgCACTTCCAACATGGACTTTGGCGAGGCAGAGGATGCAGAGCCCACACAAGCCATCACACTGGAGCCCCAGGACTGGAACGCCGATGGCACGGCAAACATTAGCCTGCGATTTGTCAAGTTTCAAAAGACAACTACCCTCACCATCTTTGTCCAGAAAGGTGACGGCGAGGCGGAGACTGTGCGCATCGACCGGATCAAGCTTATTGGAGAGGCTGGTGCGAAGAGGGACATGGGCAAGTTGCAAAaaatggatgatgaagagtaA
- a CDS encoding short chain dehydrogenase domain-containing protein yields MSKYLRQYWPGSPSKTEKDLPDLQGRVFIVTGGTGGIGLAVATALFHGNAARVYLLGRSDSAGETAVSSIAKSDPPGDMKRRSADGDGVVKFLNLDLSDLQGIKETAEAFLAAETRLDVIWHNAGVMAPPEGSVSKQGHELSFATNVLGPFLLQQFLTPILVKTTESEGVAKESVRTCWAASVEFPDPPGEDGIVWDDWALSSSEFSGLNGRVQRYVQSKWANAILATEMAKRYPQIVSASFNPGAIKTDLTRHAPGILKSVQGFLSYPVRLGALTELQAGFGSEVGEYNGCYLIPWGKIGSPVPKVVEGIQKRASGERLWNLCDGLVKEFY; encoded by the exons ATGTCAAAATATCTTCGGCAATACTGGCCTGGGTCGCCATCAAAGACTGAAAAAGACTTGCCCGACTTGCAAGGACGA GTCTTTATTGTTACAGGCGGCACGGGAGGCATCGGTCTGGCCGTAGCAACAGCTCTGTTCCACGGCAATGCGGCGCGAGTCTATCTTCTAGGCCGATCTGATTCTGCCGGCGAGACAGCCGtgagcagcatcgccaaaTCAGATCCCCCGGGCGACATGAAGCGTCGCAGCGCAGACGGCGATGGCGTTGTCAAGTTCCTCAACCTGGACCTCTCCGACCTGCAGGGCATCAAAGAGACGGCCGAGGCCTTTCTGGCGGCAGAGACTCGCCTGGATGTGATCTGGCACAATGCGGGCGTCATGGCCCCTCCCGAGGGAAGCGTCAGCAAGCAGGGCCACGAACTTAGCTTTGCGACTAACGTGCTAGGTCCCtttttgctgcagcagtTTCTGACTCCGATTCTCGTCAAGACGACGGAGAGCGAAGGTGTGGCCAAGGAATCCGTGCGTACTTGCTGGGCGGCTTCTGTCGAGTTTCCTGATCCTCCTGGTGAGGATGGCATCGTGTGGGACGATTGGGCGTTGAGTTCGTCAGAGTTTTCTGGGTTGAATGGGCGAGTGCAGCGGTATGTGCAGAGCAAATGGGCCAATGCCATTCTCGCGACGGAAATGGCCAAGAGATATCCTCAGATTGTGAGCGCGTCGTTCAACCCTGGTGCCATCAAGACGGATCTCACTCGTCACGCGCCGGGCATCTTGAAGAGTGTCCAGGGGTTCTTGTCGTATCCGGTTCGACTGGGGGCTTTGACGGAGCTGCAGGCTGGATTTGGGAGCGAGGTGGGTGAGTATAACGGGTGTTATTTGATTCCTTGGGGGAAGATTGGGAGTCCGGTGCCGAAAGTTGTGGAGGGAATTCAAAAGAGGGCGTCGGGAGAGAGGTTGTGGAATCTCTGTGATGGCTTGGTCAAGGAGTTTTACTAA